One Bacillus sp. 1780r2a1 DNA segment encodes these proteins:
- the sigW gene encoding RNA polymerase sigma factor SigW, translated as MDLLLKRKIKKVKKGDQDAFADIVEYHKDKLYQLCYRMLGNREEAQDAAQEAFIRAYVNIHSYDSSKKFSTWLYRIATNLCIDKIRKKKPDYYLDAEVAGTEGLNMYSQIAADQALPEDELERGELQDLIQSEILKLPEKYRTVIVLKYIDELSLKEISEILELPIGTVKTRIHRGREALRNRLRHL; from the coding sequence ATGGATTTATTATTAAAACGGAAAATAAAAAAAGTAAAAAAAGGCGATCAAGATGCGTTTGCTGATATTGTAGAATATCATAAAGATAAGCTCTATCAGCTGTGTTATCGAATGTTAGGGAATCGTGAAGAAGCGCAAGATGCGGCTCAGGAAGCTTTTATTAGAGCCTATGTTAATATTCATAGTTATGATTCATCCAAGAAATTTTCCACATGGCTATATCGGATTGCCACAAACCTTTGTATCGATAAAATTCGTAAAAAGAAGCCAGATTACTATTTAGATGCAGAAGTAGCTGGAACGGAAGGTCTGAATATGTACTCACAGATTGCTGCAGATCAAGCACTTCCTGAAGATGAATTAGAAAGAGGAGAGTTGCAAGATTTAATTCAATCTGAAATTCTAAAGCTACCTGAGAAATATCGTACAGTTATTGTGCTGAAATATATTGATGAGCTTTCTTTGAAGGAAATTAGTGAAATCTTAGAGCTACCGATTGGTACTGTAAAGACAAGAATTCATAGAGGACGGGAAGCCTTAAGAAACAGACTTCGCCATTTGTAA
- a CDS encoding anti-sigma factor, producing MKCSSSYVNLIHEYLDGDLTKENEQLLKQHLQECDACQEHFKQLKRTIAFVQSTSHIDTPMNFTANIMAGLPKEKNAVRMNRWFTNHPFLTAAAVFTLLMSGATFSAWNTNEEFAVSKQDNLVIENKTVIVPAGEVVKGDVTVRNGDIKVEGKVDGNITIINGDQYLASAGEVTGDIEELDQMFEWIWYNVKNGVKDAVNLSNHQ from the coding sequence ATGAAATGCTCAAGTTCCTATGTAAATCTAATCCATGAATACTTAGATGGAGATCTTACAAAAGAGAATGAACAATTACTGAAGCAGCATTTACAGGAATGTGATGCATGCCAAGAACATTTTAAACAATTAAAGCGAACAATTGCTTTTGTTCAAAGCACTTCTCATATTGATACACCTATGAACTTTACGGCTAATATTATGGCGGGTCTTCCTAAAGAGAAGAACGCTGTAAGAATGAATCGTTGGTTTACCAATCACCCATTTTTAACGGCAGCTGCTGTATTTACGTTATTAATGTCTGGAGCGACTTTTTCAGCTTGGAATACAAATGAAGAGTTTGCAGTCTCTAAGCAAGATAATCTTGTAATTGAAAATAAGACTGTTATTGTGCCAGCTGGCGAAGTAGTTAAAGGAGATGTTACTGTACGTAATGGTGATATAAAGGTAGAAGGAAAGGTCGATGGAAATATTACTATTATTAATGGTGATCAGTATCTTGCATCTGCGGGAGAGGTTACCGGTGATATTGAAGAATTAGACCAAATGTTTGAATGGATTTGGTACAACGTAAAGAATGGTGTTAAAGACGCAGTTAACCTATCAAATCATCAATAA
- the cdaA gene encoding diadenylate cyclase CdaA produces the protein MPFGELPIFAYLGNIIDVLLVWFVIYKLIMVIRGTKAVQLLKGIIVIVVVRFISNFLGLNTLQWLMDQALTWGFLAVIIIFQPEVRRALEQLGRGSLFSKASLPEEDERALTIEAITKATHYMAKRRIGALISIERETGMNDYIETGIPLNANVSSELLINLFIPNTPLHDGAVILQRNQVSAAACYLPLSESPFISKELGTRHRAAVGISEVTDSITVIVSEETGGISVTKNGELYRELTIDTLKEMLEKELVNTSRASSSARWQWRSKKNG, from the coding sequence ATGCCTTTTGGAGAGCTACCGATCTTTGCATATTTAGGAAATATAATCGATGTTCTCCTTGTTTGGTTTGTTATATATAAATTGATAATGGTCATCAGAGGTACGAAAGCTGTACAGTTACTCAAAGGAATAATCGTCATCGTTGTTGTACGCTTTATTAGTAACTTCCTGGGCCTAAACACATTACAATGGTTAATGGATCAAGCCTTAACATGGGGATTTTTAGCAGTTATTATTATTTTCCAACCTGAAGTTCGCAGAGCGTTGGAACAGTTAGGAAGAGGAAGTTTGTTTTCTAAAGCTAGTCTTCCTGAAGAGGATGAACGCGCATTAACAATCGAAGCTATTACAAAAGCTACACATTATATGGCAAAGCGTCGTATAGGAGCTTTAATCTCGATTGAGCGAGAAACAGGAATGAATGATTATATTGAAACCGGCATTCCGTTAAATGCCAATGTGTCATCAGAACTATTGATTAATTTATTTATTCCTAATACGCCATTGCATGATGGAGCCGTTATTTTACAGCGCAATCAAGTTTCAGCTGCCGCTTGCTACTTGCCACTTTCCGAAAGCCCTTTTATTTCAAAGGAGCTAGGGACTCGTCACCGAGCAGCTGTTGGTATTAGTGAAGTAACAGATAGTATAACGGTTATAGTATCTGAAGAAACAGGTGGTATTTCTGTGACAAAGAATGGTGAGTTATACCGTGAGTTAACAATCGATACGTTAAAAGAAATGCTTGAGAAAGAGTTGGTTAATACTTCAAGAGCATCTTCTTCAGCTCGTTGGCAATGGAGGTCGAAGAAGAATGGATAG
- a CDS encoding CdaR family protein encodes MDRLLNNPWIMKIIALLLALMLYLSVSIDNQDTNTILGTSKSSGTGTETITNVPVEVSYDQDNMIISGVPDTVNVTLEGSKSALQQEKLKQDLEVYVDLNNYGLGEHQVELQHRNISDRLDVKIDPQVVTVSIENQQSQEFPVEASFDKNQVKKGYKAGSAQISPETVTVTGAKSQLSQVAYVKALVELDNVSKDVNEQAEVVAFDKNLNKLDVSIEPEVVNVTIPIENRSKKVPISLEQTGTLGEGIEITGISLDRDEVTVIGEKDVLDSISSIDNIPVDVTGISKTSDIKVDVPVPEGVDSVQPKQVTVSVKVKKLDEEAEEETDAEETSVAEEEKDGKKSFESLSVTLNGQNSKYRYEILSPKNGVVGVDLLGPQQQLRNVTRSDISITANVARLTPGEFSVPISLTVPNGVEGTLSTKTLRVKVSEKNPSNEEEQNPSEPPEEGGNNNPDEPSDPSDNTGSNEEDEGNGDNSTNNEENDSSSAN; translated from the coding sequence ATGGATAGATTATTAAACAATCCTTGGATCATGAAAATAATTGCGCTTCTTTTAGCCTTAATGCTTTATTTATCTGTTAGCATCGATAATCAAGATACAAATACAATTCTTGGCACAAGTAAATCGTCAGGAACAGGTACAGAAACCATTACAAATGTTCCTGTAGAAGTTTCTTATGATCAAGATAATATGATCATTAGCGGTGTTCCAGATACGGTTAACGTTACTTTAGAAGGTTCTAAGAGTGCCCTTCAACAAGAAAAGCTAAAGCAAGACTTGGAAGTGTATGTGGATTTAAATAACTATGGTTTGGGAGAGCACCAAGTAGAGTTGCAGCACCGAAACATTTCAGATCGTTTGGATGTCAAAATTGATCCACAAGTTGTAACGGTCAGTATTGAAAATCAACAATCACAAGAATTTCCGGTAGAAGCAAGCTTTGATAAAAATCAGGTGAAAAAAGGCTATAAAGCGGGATCAGCACAAATTAGCCCAGAGACGGTAACGGTTACTGGAGCGAAGAGTCAGCTATCACAAGTAGCCTATGTAAAAGCACTTGTTGAATTAGATAATGTAAGTAAAGATGTAAATGAACAAGCAGAGGTAGTAGCATTTGATAAAAATCTGAATAAGCTAGATGTATCTATCGAACCAGAAGTAGTTAATGTTACAATCCCAATTGAAAATAGAAGTAAAAAGGTACCAATTAGCCTTGAGCAAACTGGTACCCTAGGCGAAGGTATTGAAATTACAGGTATTTCTTTAGATAGAGATGAAGTAACTGTTATTGGTGAGAAAGACGTATTAGATTCTATCTCATCAATTGATAATATTCCGGTCGACGTAACGGGGATTTCTAAAACGTCCGATATAAAAGTTGATGTGCCTGTTCCAGAAGGTGTAGATAGTGTTCAGCCTAAGCAGGTGACAGTAAGTGTAAAAGTCAAAAAGCTGGATGAGGAAGCAGAAGAAGAAACTGACGCAGAAGAAACCTCTGTAGCCGAAGAAGAGAAAGATGGAAAAAAGTCGTTTGAAAGCTTGTCAGTGACACTAAATGGGCAAAACTCAAAATATAGATATGAAATTTTATCTCCTAAAAACGGAGTGGTGGGGGTTGACCTGTTAGGACCACAACAACAGCTAAGAAACGTTACCCGAAGTGATATTAGTATAACTGCTAATGTTGCAAGGCTAACACCTGGTGAGTTTTCGGTTCCTATTTCTCTAACGGTTCCAAATGGTGTTGAAGGCACCCTTTCTACAAAGACACTAAGAGTAAAAGTTAGTGAAAAAAATCCTTCAAATGAAGAAGAACAAAACCCTTCTGAACCACCAGAAGAAGGTGGTAATAATAATCCGGACGAGCCTTCTGATCCATCTGATAACACGGGGTCTAACGAAGAGGATGAAGGTAATGGCGACAACAGTACAAATAATGAAGAAAATGATTCATCATCGGCAAACTAA
- the glmM gene encoding phosphoglucosamine mutase: MGKYFGTDGVRGVANSELTPELAFKIGRFGGYVLTKDTERPKVLIGRDTRVSGHMLEGALVAGLLSIGAEVMRLGVISTPGVSYLTKALGAQAGVMISASHNPVQDNGIKFFGPDGFKLSDAQENEIEALIDASKDELPRPAGKDLGQVNDYFEGGQKYLQYLKQTIDEDFSGLHVALDCAHGATSSLAAHLFADLDADISTMGASPNGLNINEGVGSTHPEALAAFVKEKNADVGLAFDGDGDRLIAIDENGDIVDGDQIMFICAKYLFEQGRLKHNTLVSTVMSNLGFYKALEANGIQSAQTAVGDRYVVEEMKAHQYNLGGEQSGHIIFLDYNTTGDGMLSAIQLVNIMKATNKKLSELASEMKKFPQLLVNVRVTDKHHVTENEKVKEVITEVEKEMAGNGRVLVRPSGTEPLVRVMVEAPSQNECDVYVNRIVEVVKAEMGLE, encoded by the coding sequence ATGGGTAAGTATTTTGGAACAGACGGTGTAAGGGGTGTTGCAAACAGTGAATTAACACCTGAGCTTGCATTTAAAATTGGTCGTTTTGGCGGGTACGTATTAACAAAAGACACTGAAAGACCAAAAGTCCTAATAGGTCGCGATACTCGTGTATCAGGTCATATGTTGGAGGGAGCTTTAGTAGCGGGTCTTCTATCAATTGGAGCTGAGGTGATGCGCTTAGGTGTAATTTCAACGCCAGGTGTTTCCTACTTAACGAAAGCGTTAGGTGCGCAAGCAGGTGTTATGATTTCTGCGTCACACAACCCAGTGCAAGATAACGGTATTAAATTTTTTGGACCGGATGGATTCAAGCTATCTGATGCTCAAGAAAATGAGATTGAAGCATTAATTGATGCTTCAAAAGATGAACTACCAAGACCTGCAGGTAAAGACCTTGGACAAGTAAATGACTACTTTGAAGGTGGTCAAAAGTACCTTCAGTACCTCAAGCAAACAATTGATGAAGATTTTTCTGGTTTGCACGTTGCGCTAGACTGTGCGCATGGTGCCACTTCATCTTTAGCAGCACATTTATTTGCAGACTTAGATGCTGATATTTCAACAATGGGTGCATCTCCAAATGGATTAAATATTAACGAAGGTGTGGGTTCTACTCATCCGGAAGCATTAGCAGCATTTGTAAAAGAAAAAAATGCAGACGTAGGGTTAGCCTTTGATGGTGATGGGGATCGACTAATTGCAATCGATGAAAATGGCGACATTGTAGATGGTGATCAAATTATGTTCATCTGTGCAAAGTATCTATTCGAACAAGGTCGTTTAAAGCATAATACGCTTGTTTCTACGGTGATGAGTAACCTTGGGTTTTACAAAGCTCTTGAGGCAAACGGAATTCAAAGTGCTCAGACAGCGGTGGGTGACCGCTACGTAGTAGAAGAAATGAAAGCACATCAATATAATTTAGGTGGAGAGCAATCAGGCCATATTATTTTCCTTGACTACAATACAACAGGAGATGGTATGTTGTCTGCGATTCAGCTTGTAAACATTATGAAAGCAACAAATAAAAAGTTATCTGAATTAGCGAGCGAAATGAAAAAGTTCCCGCAGCTTCTTGTGAACGTGAGAGTAACGGATAAGCATCACGTAACTGAAAATGAAAAGGTAAAAGAAGTAATTACAGAGGTAGAAAAAGAAATGGCTGGAAACGGTCGTGTTCTTGTTCGTCCTTCAGGTACAGAGCCACTTGTGCGCGTAATGGTTGAAGCACCAAGCCAAAATGAGTGTGATGTGTACGTAAATCGTATTGTTGAAGTAGTAAAAGCAGAAATGGGACTAGAGTAA
- the glmS gene encoding glutamine--fructose-6-phosphate transaminase (isomerizing), with protein sequence MCGIVGYIGTQDSKEILLRGLEKLEYRGYDSAGIAVVNDGGVHVFKEKGRIAELRQSVDNNVVAPAGIGHTRWATHGVPSRENAHPHQSNNGRFTLVHNGVIENYAILKREYLQGVEFKSETDTEVIVHLIEKIASEGLGVEEAFRKAVSLLHGSYALALIDNEDKNTIYVAKNKSPLLVGLGEGFNVVASDAMAMLQVTNQYVELMDKETVIVTKEAVTIKTLDGQVVEREPYTAELDASDIEKGTYPHYMLKEIDEQPLVMRKIIQQYQGDDNELHVDEDIVKAMNNSDRVYIVACGTSYHAGLVGKQFIETWAKVPVEVHVASEFSYNMPLLSEKPLFIFISQSGETADSRAVLVQIKELGHKALTITNVPGSTLSRESDYTLLLHAGPEIAVASTKAYTAQLAVLSILAAVTAQARGIKLDFDLMQELAIVANTMEVLCDDKEEMESIALQFLATTRNAFFIGRSVDYYVGLEGALKLKEISYIQAEGFAGGELKHGTIALIENNTPVIALATQEHVNLSIRGNVKEVVARGANPCIISMKGLETEEDRYVIPKVHETLAPLAAVIPLQLISYYAALHRDCDVDKPRNLAKSVTVE encoded by the coding sequence ATGTGCGGAATTGTAGGTTATATTGGAACTCAAGATTCAAAGGAAATTTTATTACGAGGTCTTGAAAAATTAGAATATCGTGGATATGACTCAGCAGGTATTGCAGTTGTTAATGACGGTGGCGTACACGTATTTAAAGAAAAAGGACGTATTGCTGAACTACGTCAATCAGTGGATAACAATGTTGTAGCACCAGCTGGTATCGGTCACACGCGCTGGGCAACACACGGTGTTCCAAGCCGTGAAAATGCTCACCCACATCAAAGTAATAACGGGCGCTTTACGTTAGTTCACAATGGAGTTATTGAGAACTACGCAATTTTAAAGCGTGAGTATTTACAAGGTGTTGAATTCAAAAGTGAAACGGATACAGAAGTAATCGTTCATTTAATTGAAAAAATCGCAAGCGAAGGATTAGGAGTAGAAGAAGCATTCCGTAAAGCGGTAAGCTTACTACACGGTTCTTATGCACTAGCATTAATTGATAATGAAGATAAAAATACAATTTATGTTGCTAAAAATAAAAGTCCATTACTTGTTGGTTTAGGCGAAGGCTTTAACGTTGTAGCAAGTGATGCAATGGCGATGCTGCAAGTAACAAACCAATATGTAGAGTTAATGGATAAAGAAACAGTAATTGTAACAAAAGAAGCAGTTACAATTAAAACATTAGATGGTCAAGTAGTAGAGCGTGAACCTTACACTGCTGAATTAGATGCAAGTGATATCGAAAAGGGTACGTATCCTCACTACATGCTAAAAGAAATTGACGAGCAGCCTCTAGTAATGCGTAAAATCATTCAGCAATACCAAGGTGATGACAATGAGCTTCACGTGGATGAGGACATTGTAAAAGCTATGAATAACTCTGATCGCGTATACATCGTTGCTTGTGGAACAAGTTACCATGCTGGACTAGTAGGAAAACAATTCATTGAAACATGGGCGAAAGTACCTGTTGAAGTGCACGTAGCAAGTGAATTCTCTTACAACATGCCGCTTTTATCTGAAAAACCACTATTCATCTTTATTTCTCAAAGTGGTGAAACAGCAGATAGCCGTGCAGTCCTTGTTCAAATTAAAGAGCTTGGCCATAAAGCATTAACAATTACAAACGTTCCTGGTTCAACTTTATCTCGTGAGTCAGACTACACGCTGTTATTACACGCTGGTCCAGAGATTGCTGTTGCTTCTACAAAAGCATATACAGCTCAGTTAGCAGTGCTTTCAATTTTAGCAGCAGTAACTGCACAAGCACGCGGCATTAAGCTTGATTTCGACTTAATGCAAGAACTAGCAATCGTTGCTAATACAATGGAAGTTCTATGTGATGATAAGGAAGAAATGGAAAGCATTGCTCTTCAGTTCTTAGCAACAACGCGTAACGCATTCTTTATCGGGCGTTCTGTAGACTATTACGTTGGATTAGAAGGTGCATTAAAGCTTAAAGAAATCTCTTACATCCAAGCAGAAGGATTTGCTGGTGGAGAGCTGAAGCACGGAACAATTGCTTTAATTGAAAACAATACGCCTGTTATTGCCCTTGCAACACAAGAGCACGTAAATTTAAGCATTCGCGGAAACGTAAAAGAAGTAGTAGCGCGCGGAGCTAACCCTTGCATTATCTCTATGAAGGGCTTAGAAACGGAAGAAGATCGCTATGTAATTCCAAAGGTACACGAAACATTAGCACCTTTAGCAGCGGTTATTCCATTACAATTAATTTCTTACTACGCAGCTCTACACCGTGATTGTGACGTAGATAAACCACGTAACTTAGCTAAGTCTGTTACGGTTGAGTAA
- a CDS encoding L-lactate permease, whose amino-acid sequence MLLFIALSAIIAPFLFLVVLRMSAAKGMALSSIIVILLALTIWGMEGKVILASIFQGIHKTFTILWILFGALVLLNTLRNTGGVVRINQGFQSISADMRVQVVIVAFLFGSLIEGAAGFGTPAMVTGPLLLALGFQPLVAATIALIADSTAVMFGAVGTPVAVGLSNIPSADINFFKEIAVQVTSLDLLAGVFIPFILMVVLTTFSRSGIKDALQMFPWTFLIGIVYTVSAFLIANFFGHEFVSILASLITLIVATLTAKRGILLPKGEWRKVMRKDFKIGEDKAEMGILTAWAPYISVVVLLLLTRVIPGLKQFALTAIDLTWTDILGVEGIVSKWEFLYSPGTILTLAAVFAFLIQRKSYKTFLQASKESLGTMKITAISLIATLAMVQVFVNSGLNLNNLNSMPEYIAESLASSLGSVWIFVAPFLGKLGAFITGSATVSTLTFSPIQYNVAQAIGLNLNTVLAVQLIGAAAGNMICVHNVVAASAVVGLSGKEGEIIRKTLGTAVVYGVLAGIAGFLFLNVF is encoded by the coding sequence ATGTTATTGTTCATTGCGCTAAGTGCGATTATTGCGCCATTTTTATTTCTTGTAGTTCTGAGGATGTCAGCTGCTAAAGGAATGGCATTGAGTTCAATTATCGTCATATTGTTAGCGCTTACTATCTGGGGGATGGAAGGGAAAGTAATTTTAGCATCAATTTTTCAAGGAATACATAAAACATTTACGATTTTGTGGATTTTATTCGGTGCATTGGTATTGTTGAATACCCTTCGAAATACGGGTGGAGTTGTTCGAATCAATCAAGGCTTTCAAAGCATTTCAGCTGATATGCGTGTCCAAGTAGTCATTGTAGCTTTTTTATTTGGCTCACTTATTGAAGGAGCCGCTGGTTTTGGGACACCGGCGATGGTGACAGGCCCGCTATTATTGGCTCTGGGTTTTCAACCACTGGTGGCCGCCACCATTGCGTTAATTGCTGATAGTACAGCCGTTATGTTTGGAGCAGTGGGGACGCCAGTAGCAGTCGGACTCAGTAATATTCCAAGCGCAGATATTAATTTCTTTAAAGAAATTGCGGTGCAAGTCACAAGTTTAGACTTATTGGCGGGTGTCTTTATTCCATTTATTTTAATGGTTGTATTAACCACATTTAGTCGCAGTGGTATAAAAGATGCGCTGCAAATGTTTCCGTGGACGTTCCTCATTGGAATTGTATATACGGTAAGCGCATTTCTGATTGCTAATTTCTTTGGGCATGAATTTGTCTCCATTTTAGCCTCTCTTATTACGTTAATTGTAGCAACTTTGACAGCAAAGAGAGGAATCTTATTACCTAAGGGAGAATGGAGAAAGGTAATGAGGAAAGATTTCAAGATAGGGGAAGATAAAGCGGAAATGGGCATTTTAACAGCATGGGCACCGTATATTAGCGTTGTAGTCTTATTGCTGTTGACTAGAGTTATCCCAGGGCTTAAGCAATTTGCGTTAACCGCTATTGACTTAACCTGGACAGATATTTTAGGAGTAGAAGGTATTGTTTCTAAGTGGGAGTTTTTATATTCTCCCGGAACGATTCTAACTTTGGCAGCTGTGTTTGCTTTTCTTATTCAAAGAAAGTCTTATAAAACATTTTTGCAAGCATCAAAAGAGTCACTAGGTACAATGAAAATAACAGCGATTTCACTCATTGCAACGCTGGCGATGGTACAGGTGTTTGTTAATTCTGGATTGAACCTAAACAATTTAAATAGCATGCCCGAATACATTGCCGAATCATTGGCGAGCTCTTTAGGGTCAGTATGGATTTTTGTAGCGCCATTCCTTGGAAAACTTGGGGCGTTCATCACTGGAAGTGCAACGGTATCCACATTAACCTTTTCACCAATCCAATATAATGTTGCCCAGGCAATTGGGTTAAACTTAAACACTGTTTTAGCAGTTCAACTCATTGGTGCTGCAGCGGGAAATATGATTTGCGTTCACAATGTTGTGGCTGCTAGTGCTGTTGTTGGTTTATCTGGTAAAGAGGGGGAAATCATTCGCAAAACGTTAGGGACAGCAGTTGTATATGGAGTATTAGCGGGTATAGCAGGGTTTCTCTTTTTAAATGTTTTTTAA
- a CDS encoding FadR family transcriptional regulator encodes MNYKRVRGKKAYEEVAETLIELIKAGDLKPGDKLESVEKLAKSFDVGTSTIREALSGLRTMGLVAARHGEGTFVNNFDASKFQLPVNIAFLMKIEDIKELYKVREILELGTVAQAAAVHEEEDLLALEKALIVMENASGNEELASSADLDFHLAIANATHNKLLINLMSSVSSLISETIQETRKVFLYSGNTVEDLKVEHRRIFEAIKNRQPNEASEAMLEHLQNVQSRLFTYIE; translated from the coding sequence ATGAACTATAAACGTGTTCGTGGAAAAAAAGCATATGAGGAAGTAGCTGAAACATTAATTGAATTAATTAAAGCAGGAGATTTAAAGCCTGGTGATAAATTAGAGTCTGTTGAAAAATTAGCAAAAAGTTTTGATGTAGGGACGTCAACTATTCGCGAGGCTTTAAGTGGCTTACGTACAATGGGGCTAGTCGCAGCGAGGCATGGAGAAGGTACGTTTGTAAATAACTTTGACGCTTCTAAATTTCAGTTACCTGTCAACATTGCTTTTTTAATGAAGATTGAAGATATTAAAGAACTTTACAAAGTTCGTGAAATTTTAGAGTTAGGTACGGTGGCTCAAGCAGCAGCAGTGCACGAAGAAGAGGATCTTTTAGCGCTTGAGAAAGCATTGATTGTGATGGAGAATGCAAGCGGAAATGAAGAGTTAGCCTCAAGCGCGGATTTAGACTTCCATTTGGCCATTGCGAACGCGACACATAATAAATTACTTATTAATTTAATGAGCAGCGTGTCGTCGTTAATCTCTGAAACGATTCAAGAAACAAGAAAAGTATTCTTATATTCAGGTAATACGGTCGAAGATTTAAAAGTAGAGCATCGAAGAATCTTTGAAGCTATTAAAAATAGGCAGCCAAATGAGGCGAGTGAAGCGATGCTTGAACATTTGCAAAATGTTCAAAGCCGTCTTTTTACATATATTGAATGA